Proteins encoded within one genomic window of Episyrphus balteatus chromosome 1, idEpiBalt1.1, whole genome shotgun sequence:
- the LOC129916414 gene encoding maltase A1-like, translating into MKAQLILLFITLVVGTATSVKDWWENGNFYQIYPRSFKDSDGDGIGDLNGVTEKLQYLKDIGITAAWLSPIFQSPMEDFGYDISDYYKIQEEYGTVDDFEKLLNKAKEIGIRIILDFVPNHTSDKHKWFQLSVAGHPYYRDFYIWENGTVNAETGERQPPNNWLGSFRYSAWEWNDQRQQYYLHQFGVMQPDLNYRNPAVVEEMKKVMRYWLGKGVSGFRIDAVPFLFEYIDENGKFPDEPVTTDPKCPDPDDYCHLQHIYTNNQPETFDMVYQWRELVDNWKKEHGGETKVLLTEAYTSFDNLMKLYGDGIRNGSHVPFNFEFLNTMNANSTAKDFRYQINRWLQTMPKGVYANWVLGNHDNKRLASRLGPARTDLLNILLQTLPGIAVTYNGEEIGMTDGPISWEDTVDPQGCNANPDNYNSYSRDPARTPFQWNSSKNAGFSSAPKTWLPTNDDYITKNVENQLSAPRSHLKIFAKALSLRHVPAFEEGDFKIKAPTNGILVYKREKTDSDCYVIVLNLGKQDKKINLDDFFNIGGGNVEVVTASIQSTLQDGEIVDSQDIIIEGSVGAIFKVIK; encoded by the exons ATGAAAGCTCAGTtaattttgctatttattacCCTGGTCGTTGGCACAGCTACTAGTGTCAAAGATTGGTGggaaaatggaaatttttatcaaatttatccACGCTCATTTAAGGACAGTGATGGAGATGGAATTGGTGATTTAAACG GTGTCACTGAAAAACTTCAATACCTTAAGGATATTGGAATCACCGCAGCTTGGCTTTCACCTATATTTCAATCTCCAATGGAAGATTTCGGTTACGATATTTCGGATTATTATAAAATTCAGGAAGAATATGGCACAGTTgatgattttgaaaaacttttaaacaaaGCTAAGGAAATTGGAATCCGAATTATTCTAGATTTCGTTCCAAACCACACTAGTGATAAGCATAAGTGGTTTCAACTTTCCGTTGCTGGACATCCGTACTATCgtgatttttatatttgggAAAATGGAACAGTTAATGCTGAGACTGGAGAACGTCAACCACCAAACAATTGGCTTGGCTCGTTCCGTTATAGTGCCTGGGAGTGGAATGATCAGCGTCAACAATATTACTTGCATCAATTCGGGGTAATGCAACCTGATTTAAACTATCGCAACCCTGCTGTTGTTGAAGAAATGAAGAAGGTTATGCGGTATTGGCTAGGAAAGGGTGTAAGTGGTTTCCGTATAGATGCAGTaccatttttgtttgaatacatTGATGAAAATGGTAAATTTCCTGATGAACCAGTGACAACGGATCCAAAATGTCCCGATCCTGATGATTATTGTCATCTCCAACATATTTACACTAACAATCAGCCCGAGACGTTTGATATGGTTTACCAATGGCGTGAATTGGTTGATAATTGGAAAAAGGAACACGGTGGGGAAACAAAAGTCCTTCTGACGGAGGCGTATACAAGTTTTGATAACTTGATGAAACTGTATGGCGACGGAATTCGTAATGGATCGCATGtaccatttaattttgaatttttgaacacaATGAACGCAAATAGCACAGCAAAAGACTTCCGTTATCAAATCAACAGGTGGCTTCAAACAATGCCAAAAGGAGTTTACGCCAATTGGGTTTTGGGTAACCACGACAATAAAAGGTTAGCCTCTCGCCTTGGACCAGCTCGAACAGACTTGTTGAATATTTTACTGCAGACTTTGCCAGGAATTGCTGTGACTTATaat GGTGAAGAAATTGGCATGACTGATGGACCAATTTCTTGGGAAGATACCGTTGACCCACAAGGATGCAATGCAAACCCGGATAATTACAACAGTTATTCTCGTGATCCAGCTCGCACACCTTTCCAGTGGAATTCATCAAAGAATGCAG GTTTCAGTAGTGCACCCAAAACATGGCTTCCAACAAATGATGATTACATAACCAAGAATGTTGAAAATCAGCTTTCTGCACCTCGTAGTCATTTGAAGATTTTCGCAAAAGCATTGAGTTTGAGGCATGTTCCAGCGTTTGAAGAAggcgattttaaaattaaggcTCCAACAAATGGAATCTTGGTTTATAAGAG AGAAAAAACTGACAGTGATTGCTATGTTATTGTCTTGAACCTTGGAAAGcaggataaaaaaattaatttagacgATTTCTTCAATATTGGTGGCGGAAATGTTGAAGTTGTTACAGCATCAATACAATCAACATTGCAGGACGG AGAAATTGTCGATTCACAGGATATTATCATTGAAGGATCTGTTGGTGCTATCTTTAAAGTTATTAAATAA
- the LOC129916432 gene encoding maltase A2, with product MDRSRLIKLIITFTLLSVSSCGAADWWEDSSLYQIYPRSWKDSNGDGIGDLNGITEKLEYLKEIGITATWLSPIFKSPMSDFGYDISNFYEVDPIFGTLDDFDALIKKAKKIGIKIILDFVPNHSSDECEWFQKSIERKDGYENFYVWENGFDDPKNPGKKLPPSNWVSIFGGKMWTWNEKRQQFYLHQFQAKQPDLNYKNPKVREEMLKVLKFWLDRGVDGFRIDAVPHIFEKVNDDGTYPDEPLSGATSDPDSYDYLTHIYTKDQYETVEVIYEWRAFLNQYQKEHGGETRILLAEAYSPIDVIDQYFGNGTHFGAHIPFNFNLMGLRGSSNARDLERSINSWMEVMWAKHKTANWVLGNHDNSRIATNFGNHKVDLVNVIITALPGATVTYYGEEIGMSNVKTECTEISCDDRDPERTPFQWSDGKSAGFSSSSKTWLPIADDYKKVNVKVERGADRSTLNVFKGLQKLKRSSAYKAFKEDGGWSYSAINDEVFQVIRSSSKEEYRILVNFGEKLEEVGPLINSVNSDEHVMEYFLLTSNSPHRIGEKVNLNNIYLMPFEAVVLRRKIRN from the exons ATGGACAGAAGCAGATTAATTAAGTTGATTATAACATTTACGTTATTGAGTGTTTCATCATGCGGAGCTGCTGATTGGTGGGAGGACTCATCGCTGTACCAAATCTATCCAAGATCATGGAAGGACAGTAATGGTGACGGTATTGGAGATCTAAATG GAATAACGGAGAAGCTGGAATATCTTAAAGAGATTGGAATAACCGCAACATGGCTCTCACCAATTTTTAAATCTCCAATGTCGGATTTTGGTTATGATATTTCCAATTTTTATGAAGTTGATCCAATTTTTGGAACTTTGGATGATTTCGACGCTTTGATCAAAAAAGCTAAAAAGATCGGCATTAAAATAATTCTGGATTTTGTTCCTAATCATTCTAGTGATGAATGTGAATGGTTTCAGAAGTCAATAGAACGTAAGGAcggatatgaaaatttttatgtgtGGGAAAATGGTTTCGATGATCCAAAAAATCCCGGAAAAAAACTACCTCCATCGAACtgg GTAAGCATTTTCGGTGGCAAGATGTGGACATGGAATGAAAAGCGTcaacaattttatttgcatCAATTTCAAGCAAAACAACCagacttaaattataaaaatcctAAAGTCCGGGAAGAAATgttgaaagttttaaaattctGGCTAGATCGTGGTGTGGATGGTTTTCGTATCGATGCTGTTccacatatttttgaaaaagttaatgATGACGGAACTTATCCTGATGAGCCACTGAGTGGAGCTACTTCAGATCCTGATAGTTATGATTATTTAACTCATATTTACACAAAAGATCAATATGAAACAGTTGAAGTTATTTATGAGTGGAGAGCTTTTTTAAATCAGTATCAAAAGGAACACGGAGGCGAAACAAg AATTCTTCTAGCCGAAGCTTATTCACCAATTGATGTTATTGATCAATACTTTGGCAATGGAACACATTTTGGCGCACATATAccattcaatttcaatttaatggGCTTAAGAGGTTCATCAAATGCTCGTGACCTGGAAAGGTCCATCAACAGTTGGATGGAAGTTATGTGGGCCAAGCACAAAACGGCTAATTGGGTG CTTGGAAACCATGATAATAGTAGGATAGCCACCAATTTTGGGAATCATAAAGTTGATTTAGTTAATGTTATAATTACTGCACTTCCTGGTGCAACTGTTACGTACtat GGCGAAGAAATAGGCATGTCAAATGTGAAAACGGAATGCACAGAAATATCATGCGATGACCGAGATCCAGAAAGAACCCCCTTTCAGTGGAGTGATGGAAAATCAGCaggattttcttcttcttcaaaaacATGGCTACCAATAGCCGATGACTACAAAAAAGTGAACGTCAAGGTAGAGAGAGGTGCTGATAGAAGTACGCTTAATGTTTTCAAGGGATTACAGAAACTTAAACGGTCGTCTGCTTATAAAGCGTTTAAAGAAGATGGTGGATGGAGTTATTCCGCTATTAACGATGAAGTATTTCAAGTCATAAG GTCATCTTCAAAAGAAGAATATCGAATTTTGGTCAATTTTGGGGAAAAGCTAGAAGAAGTTGGCCCATTGATTAATTCTGTTAATAGCGATGAACACGTCATGGAGTACTTTTTGTTGACTAGTAATTCTCCGCACCGTATTgg agaaaaaGTAAATTTGAATAACATTTATTTGATGCCTTTTGAAGCTGTTGTCCTAAGAAGAAAAATACGAAACTAA